Proteins from one Naumovozyma castellii chromosome 3, complete genome genomic window:
- the ERG10 gene encoding acetyl-CoA C-acetyltransferase (ancestral locus Anc_8.479), which produces MSNNVYIVSAKRTPIGSFQGSLASKTAIDLGAIALKGAMEQVPQLNPDSDYDEIIFGNVLSANLGQAPARQVALAAGLNNSIVATTVNKVCASAMKSIILAAQTIKCGNADVVIAGGCESMTNTPYYMPAARSGARFGETTLVDGVQRDGLNDAYDGLAMGVHAEKCAKDHNVSREEQDQFAIDSYQKAQAAQNDGKFSSEIVPVTIKGFRGKPDTEVTKDEEPSKLNVEKLRAARTVFQRENGTVTAPNASPINDGAAAVILVSERKLQELKLTPLAVIRGWGEAAQHPADFTWSPSLAVPKALKHAGISDIQSVDFFEFNEAFSVVGIANTKILKLNPAKVNVYGGAVAIGHPLGCSGARIVVTLLSILRQEKGKLGVAAICNGGGGASSIVIERL; this is translated from the coding sequence ATGTCTAATAACGTTTACATTGTTTCAGCAAAGAGAACTCCGATCGGGTCCTTCCAAGGTTCATTGGCCTCCAAGACAGCCATTGACTTGGGTGCCATCGCTTTGAAAGGTGCTATGGAACAGGTCCCTCAATTGAATCCAGATTCCGActatgatgaaattattttcgGTAATGTGCTTTCTGCCAATCTAGGTCAAGCACCTGCAAGACAGGTGGCACTTGCTGCAGGGTTAAACAACAGCATTGTGGCTACTACTGTGAATAAAGTGTGTGCCTCAGCTATGAAATCTATCATCTTAGCCGCTCAAACAATTAAATGTGGGAATGCTGATGTTGTTATTGCTGGTGGTTGTGAATCCATGACTAACACACCTTATTATATGCCTGCCGCTAGATCTGGGGCCAGATTCGGTGAAACAACTCTTGTGGATGGGGTCCAAAGGGATGGTTTAAATGATGCCTATGATGGTTTGGCTATGGGTGTCCATGCTGAAAAATGTGCTAAGGATCATAATGTCTCTCGTGAAGAACAAGACCAATTTGCCATCGATTCATATCAAAAAGCACAAGCTGCACAAAATGACGGGAAATTTTCTAGCGAGATAGTGCCAGTGACCATCAAGGGATTTAGAGGGAAACCTGACACTGAGGTTACTAAAGATGAAGAACCAAGTAAATTAAACgtggaaaaattaagaGCAGCTAGAACAGTTTTCCAAAGAGAAAATGGTACTGTCACCGCACCAAATGCATCTCCAATTAACGATGGTGCTGCTGCAGTCATTCTAGTATCTGAAAGAAAGTTACAAGAGTTGAAGTTGACACCCTTGGCTGTCATTAGGGGTTGGGGTGAAGCCGCTCAACATCCTGCTGATTTTACATGGTCTCCTTCATTAGCTGTTCCAAAGGCATTAAAGCATGCAGGTATTTCCGATATACAATCCgttgatttctttgaatttaatgagGCTTTCTCCGTTGTAGGAATTGCTAATACAAAGATTCTAAAGTTAAATCCAGCTAAAGTTAATGTTTATGGTGGTGCAGTTGCCATTGGTCATCCTCTTGGTTGTTCAGGTGCTAGAATTGTAGTTACTTTGCTATCTATATTACGTCAAGAAAAGGGTAAGCTTGGTGTTGCTGCTATCTGtaatggtggtggtggtgccTCTTCCATTGTCATTGAAAGACTATAG
- the SKS1 gene encoding putative serine/threonine protein kinase SKS1 (ancestral locus Anc_8.477), with protein MLTNCKINNFKINAQIGSGAFGLVFHTFDTITHREYAIKAVMKKSQQSNNSDNVDPSIKKSTILETQLYHFFKTYQDTLYLPSVDLDSISNLTDKQLESIPHYREIALHLKVHYHSNIVTIHQVLESPIATFIVMDYYPIDLFTSIVDCKHFTEDGLLIKKVFLQLCSALNYCHERGIYHCDIKPENILLDMFDNIYLCDFGLATTSPYLAPNTCVGSSYYMAPERVLCKDYDNESKFPTTTGDIWSLGIILINLTCVRNPWLKAHQVEDNTFRHFVEDSTVLQKLLPISNDLYFLLSRILRMNPFERINLNDLMKEVEDIISFTLEGSLANVPRISNNNITDKMINPLSLKALLNNYNDELSEEDSNDQYTRSSIRSFSSSPEDTPYHSGADDSIPSSQSKSLYLQPNLSSTTAYSTGGWLPAY; from the coding sequence ATGCTAACTAACTGTAAAATAAAcaacttcaaaataaacGCCCAGATAGGATCTGGTGCGTTTGGATTGGTGTTTCACACTTTTGACACCATAACACACCGTGAATATGCTATAAAGGCTGTGATGAAAAAATCTCAGCAATCCAATAACAGTGATAACGTGGATCCTTCCATCAAGAAGAGTACGATACTGGAAACTCAACTATATCACTTCTTTAAGACATACCAAGATACACTATATCTACCTTCTGTGGACTTGGATTCTATTAGCAATCTAACGGATAAACAACTGGAGAGTATCCCACATTATAGGGAGATCGCTCTTCATTTGAAAGTTCATTACCACTCAAATATCGTTACTATTCATCAAGTTTTAGAATCACCAATCGCCACTTTCATCGTCATGGACTATTACCCAATCGATTTATTCACCTCCATCGTGGATTGCAAACATTTCACTGAAGATGGGTTGCTTATCAAAAAGGTATTCCTACAACTTTGTTCTGCCTTGAACTATTGTCATGAACGAGGCATATACCATTGTGATATTAAACCAGAAAATATCCTCCTAGATATGTTCGataatatatatctatGTGATTTTGGTTTGGCTACCACTTCTCCATATTTGGCCCCAAATACATGCGTAGGCAGCTCATATTATATGGCTCCAGAGAGAGTCTTATGTAAGGACTATGATAATGAATCTAAATTCCCTACAACCACCGGTGATATATGGTCCCTAGGTATCATCTTGATTAACTTAACATGTGTTAGAAACCCATGGTTGAAAGCTCATCAAGTGGAAGATAATACATTCCGTCATTTTGTGGAGGACTCCACTGTATTACAAAAACTTCTACCAATTTCAAACGACTTATATTTTCTATTGAGTAGAATTTTGAGAATGAACCCCTTTGAAAGGATAAACTTGAACGATTTGATGAAGGAAGTGGAAGATATTATTTCCTTCACATTGGAAGGTTCATTAGCAAACGTGCCtagaatttcaaataataacatcACTGATAAGATGATCAATCCACTATCCTTAAAAgctttattaaataattataatgaCGAACTctctgaagaagattcaAACGACCAATACACAAGAAGTTCCATAAGATCCTTTAGCTCATCTCCGGAAGATACACCATATCATTCAGGTGCCGATGATTCGATACCGTCATCCCAATCCAAATCATTGTATCTTCAACCAAATCTATCTAGCACAACAGCATACTCCACAGGTGGATGGCTGCCTGCctattaa
- the RMI1 gene encoding Rmi1p (ancestral locus Anc_8.475), with the protein MASYLSSILSQDITQDIPFPSNLSSLGSREQLVIKAYKDEGWFSNVAMSSMVEQKLCKVDRELLFQVLMVENISKSKLNQVDEIKTKLDPKNQKVDTLRSGKKAPPKYKMVNQVDVDEDNDNTTNATSSRLANNAKTVFKFTLQNKNGDVFFGVNTTVLPWSSCLLGAKIIIKPGTIFNKGVFLLQDSNVIFLGGINKIWNENRDYKTCEYLEAKLERERENTTNSAKNKRKRKVPPN; encoded by the coding sequence ATGGCTTCATACTTATCATCCATCCTCTCTCAGGATATAACACAGGACATACCCTTTCCATCAAACCTCTCATCGTTGGGGTCAAGAGAACAATTGGTAATAAAGGCGTATAAAGATGAAGGTTGGTTTTCAAATGTGGCTATGAGTTCAATGGTTGAACAGAAGCTATGCAAAGTGGATAGAGAATTGCTATTCCAAGTACTTATGgtggaaaatatttcaaaatcgaaattaaatcaagtagatgaaattaagaCTAAACTGGACCCCAAGAATCAAAAAGTGGATACACTTCGATCAGGGAAGAAAGCGCCGCCAAAATATAAGATGGTTAATCAAGTTGATGTGgatgaagataatgataatacaACAAACGCTACCTCTTCTAGATTGGCAAACAATGCGAAAACAGTGTTTAAGTTTACattacaaaataaaaacgGGGATGTGTTCTTTGGTGTAAATACCACAGTATTACCATGGAGTTCATGTTTACTAGGTgcaaaaataataattaaacCAGGCACAATTTTTAATAAGGGGGTATTCTTATTGCAGGATTCAAATGTCATTTTCCTCGGAGGTATCAACAAGATATGGAATGAAAATAGAGACTATAAAACGTGTGAGTATTTAGAGGCAAAACTCGAAAGAGAAAGGGAAAACACAACAAATAGTGCTAAGAATAAAAGGAAACGGAAAGTTCCACCtaattaa
- the MET12 gene encoding methylenetetrahydrofolate reductase (NAD(P)H) MET12 (ancestral locus Anc_8.474), whose amino-acid sequence MSIRQIYATRNEPSVSLEFFPPKTESGTRNLMERMGRMSALDPLFITVTWGAGGTTADKTMELAVLASKELHLPVCLHLTCTNMERHIIDDALEKCLNNGIQNILALRGDPPVGEDWTENDADTGSGFNHAVDLVKYIRQQYGDRFCIGVAAYPEGHYQSDVDGVVQDPIRDLAYLKEKVEAGADFVITQLFYDVEKFIKFEQMFRDIISNDLPLIPGLMPINSYSLFQRAAKLSHASIPQQILNKFPLEIQADDHMVKSIGVEIIIDIIEEIYRRTSGRVKCFHFYTLNLEKAIAQIVSQSPLLSHILEETESKENNDAAFVTPQDNELIEPDEDGDIVLDDADMDDFHEGKKRRRHSSNVSAEFMLNRALVTQRGSSGLSDRLLDQNNSGNMPSKKFVISISKGSGALGRDATWDEFPNGRFGDSRSPAYGEIDGYGPTIKVSSKKAYELWGQPTSMKDLKSIFIKYLEGSIDALPWCDLGLSAETGLIQEELIQLNYRGYLTLASQPSTNGSSSTDKIFGWGPKKGLVYQKAFVEMFIPKQQWENVLKPKIKQYGIGKFSYYAGDATGTFDTNLEPKSSNVVTWGVFPNSQVIQTTIIEEESFKAWRDEAFSIWSEWAKLFPRNTPTNLFLRQVYSDYCLVSIVHHDFVEPDELWEVLFD is encoded by the coding sequence ATGTCTATTAGACAAATATATGCCACACGAAACGAGCCAAGTGTCTCTTTGGAGTTCTTTCCTCCCAAGACGGAATCTGGGACCAGAAACTTGATGGAGCGTATGGGTCGTATGTCCGCATTAGATCCTCTTTTCATTACGGTGACTTGGGGAGCAGGTGGTACGACTGCCGACAAGACAATGGAATTAGCAGTTTTAGCATCTAAGGAATTGCATCTACCCGTTTGTTTGCATTTAACTTGCACGAATATGGAAAGGCATATTATTGACGATGCCCTAGAAAAATGTTTGAACAATGGCATACAAAATATCTTAGCTTTGAGAGGGGATCCACCTGTTGGTGAAGACTGGACAGAGAACGATGCTGATACGGGGTCCGGATTCAATCATGCAGTCGATTTAGTGAAATATATCAGACAACAATATGGAGATAGATTTTGTATCGGTGTTGCCGCCTATCCAGAAGGTCATTACCAAAGTGATGTAGATGGTGTTGTACAAGATCCTATTAGAGATTTGGCATATTTGAAGGAGAAAGTGGAAGCAGGTGCTGATTTTGTAATTACTCAATTATTTTATGACgtggaaaaatttattaagtTTGAGCAAATGTTTAGAGATATTATTTCCAATGATCTTCCGTTAATTCCTGGATTGATGCCAATAAATTCGTATTCATTATTCCAAAGAGCCGCAAAATTATCGCATGCATCTATTCCacaacaaatattgaataaatttccATTGGAAATTCAAGCCGATGATCATATGGTTAAATCTATCGGTGTGGAAATTATAATTGATATcatagaagaaatttataGAAGAACTTCTGGAAGAGTTAAATGCTTCCATTTTTACACACTAAATTTGGAGAAAGCTATAGCGCAAATAGTTTCTCAATCCCCCCTTTTAAGTCATATTTTAGAGGAAACTGAAtctaaagaaaataatgatgcaGCTTTTGTTACACCACAGGATAATGAGTTAATTGAGCctgatgaagatggtgatATTGTTTTAGATGATGCTGATATGGATGATTTCCATGAAGGCAAGAAAAGGAGGAGACATTCCAGTAATGTATCTGCAGAATTTATGCTTAACCGTGCCTTAGTAACGCAAAGAGGAAGTAGTGGATTATCTGATCGATTGTTAGACCAAAACAATAGTGGAAATATGCCCTCCAAGAAATTTGtcatttccatttcaaaaGGGTCTGGTGCCCTAGGTCGTGATGCTACGTGGGATGAATTTCCCAACGGTAGATTTGGTGATTCTAGATCACCTGCTTATGGTGAAATAGATGGTTATGGTCCTACCATTAAAGTCAGTAGTAAGAAGGCTTACGAACTTTGGGGACAGCCCACATCaatgaaagatttgaagagtatattcataaaatatttggaaggCTCCATAGACGCATTACCATGGTGTGATCTTGGTCTTTCGGCAGAAACTGGTTTAATCCAGGAAGAActaattcaattaaattataGAGGATATCTTACGTTAGCATCACAACCATCTACTAATGGTTCATCTAGTACGGATAAGATATTTGGATGGGGTCCTAAGAAGGGGTTAGTATATCAAAAAGCATTTGTAGAGATGTTTATTCCTAAGCAACAATGGGAAAATGTATTAAAACCAAAGATCAAACAATATGGTATTGGTAAATTCAGTTATTATGCTGGTGATGCAACAGGGACGTTTGATACCAATTTAGAACCCAAGAGTTCCAATGTTGTCACGTGGGGTGTATTCCCTAATAGTCAAGTGATCCAAACAAcaatcattgaagaagaatcattCAAAGCTTGGAGAGATGAAGCATTTAGTATATGGTCAGAATGGGCCAAATTATTCCCTAGGAATACACCAACGAACCTATTTTTAAGACAAGTATATTCAGATTACTGCCTTGTATCCATTGTACACCATGATTTTGTCGAACCTGATGAACTATGGGAAGTATTATTTGATTAA
- the RAD1 gene encoding ssDNA endodeoxyribonuclease RAD1 (ancestral locus Anc_8.473) produces MSQLFVQEDSEDEELQLELSRQVEADEERIKDLQQKNTSSNDEIQRKQEEEEEAPLYPLIPNIPEDGQDFKPNLDDIRAVSIQLNLPLLFQQQVVESALITDDPLVIMGKGLGMASIVANLLQILATPTKLNDQLKRSLVLVLNARPRDNQRIQEELQELSWLSMENEGDDNGDATNEEYIIDEESPYNRPFSVISADSLSVENRRKLYLSGGIICVTSRILIVDLLSGILHPSRVTGMVVLNVEDLRNHSNVSFILEIYRSKNKWGFIKAFSESPESFTLEFSPLLSKMRDLRLRNVLLWPRFRVEVSACLNKLPNTVSNSVIEVKVSLTNSMSQIQFGLMECLKKCIAELNRKNPELFLEWWNIDNALDINFLKSIDSVMIPNWHRISYESKQLTKDIRYLKNLLKLLINADAVDFYEEIQLSLEANKPSISRKYSESPWLMANESQLVISYAKKRIINDGDYFLEEMPKWEQLISILDDIAHERLTKDSQGTTLIACSDSATCAQLTRVLACSDRKNGLRRIMLRKLQHYKALRDQRRKIIKEVRSKGPAVSNPNELNVSAAFAKEEIITKRRRTRGAAAVAAVERLRTAGTGDDIESKIDSYDIKEELTHIGDDDSLKSDSILNKFVDDDIGVPDIEADLPEDDDDDSAAEELYLKTAHTGVTKELWEARVKNFEYISRNEQIIVEKFSNLNDDSTFEEIMPSYIIMFEPDLSVIRRVEVYRAIHRELAPKVYFMYYGESVEEQSHLTAIKKEKDAFTKLIREHANLAQHFETTEDLSHFKNLAERKSKLNKLKRSGTRNAGGQAGLQEVTQDIIVVDTREFNAPLPGLLFRYGVRVLPCMLTVGDYIITPDICIERKSISDLIGSLQNNRLVSQCKKMLRYYKYPTLLIEFDEGQSFSLEPFSEKRHFKNKESSTTHPISNKLTQEEIQNKLSKLVMKFPTLKIIWSSSPLQTVNILLELKLGREQPDPSVAIQYGTGSKKTQTSKKKISNETNNNKFAKILDIPGISKIDYFNIRKRFRNFEKLQKLPLQEINNVLDDETLSTKLYSFFQAELMEREKDGATDSAEEVDPVDADGLEDEDLDLDELL; encoded by the coding sequence ATGTCACAATTATTTGTTCAAGAGGATTcggaagatgaagagttACAATTAGAACTTTCAAGGCAAGTGGAGGCGGATGAAGAGAGGATAAAAGATTTACAACAAAAGAATACTTCTtctaatgatgaaattcaacgaaaacaagaagaggaagaagaagctcCGTTATACCCTTTAATACCAAACATTCCTGAGGACGGTCAAGATTTTAAACCAAATCTGGATGACATTAGAGCGGTCAGTATTCAACTAAACTTACCGCTACTATTCCAACAACAAGTGGTAGAAAGTGCTCTAATTACCGATGATCCGCTTGTAATTATGGGTAAAGGGTTAGGAATGGCCAGTATTGTGGCAAATTTGCTACAAATTCTGGCGACACCGACAAAACTGAATGATCAGTTGAAGAGATCTTTGGTATTAGTACTTAATGCAAGACCCCGTGATAATCAACGTATACAGGAAGAGTTACAGGAACTTTCTTGGCTTTCTATGGAAAATGAAGGCGATGACAATGGGGATGCTacaaatgaagaatatataatcGACGAAGAGTCACCCTACAATAGACCGTTTAGTGTAATCTCTGCGGACTCTCTAAGTGTTGAAAACAGGAGAAAATTGTATCTATCAGGTGGGATAATATGTGTTACATCAAGAATCTTGATTGTTGATTTATTATCGGGAATTCTACACCCTAGTCGAGTTACTGGTATGGTTGTATTAAATGTAGAGGACCTAAGAAATCATTCGAATgtatcatttattttagAGATATATCGatccaaaaataaatggGGGTTTATCAAAGCATTTTCTGAATCTCCAGAATCATTCACTTTGGAATTTTCACCCTTATTAAGCAAGATGAGAGATCTTCGATTAAGAAATGTCTTACTTTGGCCTCGTTTTCGAGTAGAGGTTTCAGCATGTTTAAACAAATTACCGAATACTGTATCTAATTCTGTCATCGAAGTGAAAGTATCATTGACTAATTCGATGTCacaaattcaatttggaCTAATGGAATGTTTGAAAAAGTGTATTGCAGAATTGAACAGAAAGAACCCTGAGTTATTTCTTGAGTGGTGGAATATTGATAACGCCTTGGATATAAACTTTCTTAAATCTATTGATTCTGTAATGATTCCTAATTGGCATCGAATTTCATACGAATCCAAGCAACTGACGAAGGATATAAGATATCTAAAGAATTTGCTAAAACTCTTAATCAACGCGGATGCTGTTGATTTCtatgaagaaattcaacTAAGTTTAGAGGCTAATAAACCATCTATTTCTAGAAAGTACAGTGAATCGCCATGGTTGATGGCAAATGAATCTCAGTTAGTTATATCGTATGCCAAGAAACGAATAATAAACGATGGTGACTATTTCCTAGAGGAAATGCCTAAATGGGAACAATTAATCAGCATTTTGGATGATATCGCACATGAGAGATTGACCAAAGATTCACAAGGGACGACTTTAATTGCATGTTCCGATTCAGCTACATGTGCTCAGTTGACAAGAGTATTAGCCTGTTCTGATAGAAAGAACGGACTTCGAAGAATTATGTTGAGAAAGTTGCAGCATTATAAAGCATTAAGAGAtcagagaagaaaaattataaaggAGGTACGATCTAAAGGACCTGCAGTATCCAATCCAAATGAGTTAAATGTGAGTGCAGCTTTTGCCAAGGAGGAAATAATAACTAAAAGAAGGAGAACTCGAGGAGCAGCCGCTGTCGCAGCAGTAGAACGATTACGTACAGCAGGGACAGGCGATGACATTGAAAGTAAAATTGATTCCTATGATATAAAAGAGGAACTAACCCATATCGGTGATGATGATAGCTTGAAATCTGATTCTATTCTGAATAAATTTGTTGATGACGATATCGGCGTGCCTGATATAGAGGCTGACCTACCTGaggatgacgatgatgatagTGCTGCAGAGGAATTATATCTTAAAACAGCACATACTGGTGTAACAAAAGAACTTTGGGAAGCACGGGTAAAAAACTTTGAATACATTAGCCGTAATGAACAAATAATTGTAGAAAAATTCAGTAACCTTAATGATGATtcaacttttgaagaaataatgCCTTcatatattattatgttTGAACCTGATTTATCTGTTATTAGAAGAGTGGAAGTTTATCGTGCTATTCATAGAGAATTAGCACCAAAAGTTTACTTTATGTATTATGGTGAAAGTGTAGAAGAACAAAGCCACCTGACTGCAATtaaaaaagagaaagacGCTTTTACTAAGCTAATTAGAGAGCATGCTAATCTTGCCCAACATTTTGAGACTACAGAGGATTTATCacattttaaaaatttggctgaaagaaaatcaaaattgaataaacTGAAAAGAAGTGGGACACGGAATGCTGGTGGTCAAGCGGGATTGCAGGAGGTAACCCAAGATATCATCGTGGTAGATACACGTGAATTCAATGCACCATTACCGGGATTGCTATTTAGATACGGTGTTCGTGTGTTACCTTGCATGTTGACAGTCGGTGATTACATTATTACTCCTGACATTtgtattgaaagaaaatccATTTCAGATTTAATTGGTTCATTGCAAAACAATCGATTAGTTTCACAATGTAAGAAAATGTTACGTTACTATAAATATCCAACGTTACTGAtagaatttgatgaaggCCAATCATTCTCATTGGAGCCATTTAGTGAAAAAAGacattttaaaaataaagaatccTCCACTACCCATCCAATCTCCAATAAGTTGACTCAAGAGGAAATTCAAAACAAACTATCAAAATTGGTAATGAAATTCCCTACTCTAAAAATCATTTGGTCATCCTCACCTCTGCAAACAGTTAATATCctattggaattgaaactCGGGAGAGAACAACCAGATCCGAGTGTGGCCATTCAATATGGTACTGGAAGTAAAAAGACACAAACctccaagaagaaaatttctaatgagacaaataataataaatttgctAAAATATTAGATATTCCAGGAATATCcaaaattgattattttaatattcGTAAGCGATTtagaaactttgaaaaattacaaaagtTACCGTTACAGGAGATCAACAACGTCCTGGATGATGAAACGCTGTCCACTAAACTGTATAGTTTCTTCCAAGCAGAGTTGATGGAAAGAGAAAAGGATGGCGCCACGGATAGTGCTGAAGAGGTTGACCCAGTAGATGCAGATGGtcttgaagatgaagatcTTGACCTTGACGAACTTTTATAA